A part of Homoserinibacter sp. YIM 151385 genomic DNA contains:
- a CDS encoding SOS response-associated peptidase, giving the protein MCGRFANDAETNEMIEQFVLEGNDYRDWQISYSIAPTDTVPIVRERADRASGEIYRGLEPAVWDFRPAFITEPKRPNFNARLETVATNGMWRSAFAGSRCIVPMRGYYEWTGEKGDKQPHYLHRPDGALLAAAGICTARKVEGAWEVSTAIITREGVDASGEVHDRMPAFLTEEVYGDWLEPVKLDAGRSEQTLAMLERVSAEVAATMIADEVDRRLNSSRAVDPADASLIAPLA; this is encoded by the coding sequence ATGTGCGGACGCTTCGCGAACGACGCCGAGACGAACGAGATGATCGAGCAGTTCGTGCTCGAGGGCAACGACTACCGCGACTGGCAGATCAGCTACTCGATCGCGCCGACCGACACGGTGCCGATCGTCCGCGAGCGCGCCGACCGCGCGAGCGGCGAGATCTACCGCGGCCTCGAGCCGGCCGTCTGGGATTTCCGCCCGGCCTTCATCACGGAGCCGAAGCGCCCCAACTTCAACGCCCGCCTCGAGACGGTCGCGACGAACGGGATGTGGAGGTCGGCCTTCGCGGGCTCCCGCTGCATCGTCCCGATGCGCGGCTACTACGAGTGGACGGGCGAGAAGGGCGACAAGCAGCCGCACTACCTCCACCGCCCCGACGGCGCGCTGCTCGCCGCCGCGGGCATCTGCACCGCCCGCAAGGTCGAGGGCGCGTGGGAGGTCTCGACCGCGATCATCACCCGCGAGGGCGTCGACGCCTCGGGCGAGGTGCACGACCGGATGCCGGCCTTCCTCACCGAGGAGGTCTACGGCGACTGGCTCGAGCCGGTCAAGCTGGATGCGGGCCGCAGCGAGCAGACGCTGGCGATGCTCGAGCGCGTCTCGGCGGAGGTCGCCGCGACCATGATCGCCGACGAGGTCGACCGCCGGCTCAACAGCTCGCGTGCGGTCGACCCGGCGGATGCCTCGCTCATCGCGCCGCTCGCCTGA
- a CDS encoding glutaredoxin domain-containing protein — MPSESSDRILMYGADWCRDCIRSKRLLDGLGVDYEYVDIERVEDGADRARAVSGRTNIPVVVFPDGSHQVEPSDPELRGKLEALGVVA; from the coding sequence ATGCCCTCCGAGAGCTCCGACCGCATCCTCATGTACGGCGCCGACTGGTGCCGAGACTGCATCCGCTCGAAGCGGCTGCTGGACGGCCTCGGCGTCGACTACGAGTACGTCGACATCGAGCGCGTCGAGGACGGCGCCGACCGCGCCCGGGCGGTCAGCGGCCGCACGAACATCCCCGTCGTGGTGTTCCCCGACGGCTCGCACCAGGTCGAGCCGAGCGACCCGGAGCTGCGCGGGAAGCTCGAGGCCCTCGGCGTCGTCGCCTGA
- a CDS encoding DUF1801 domain-containing protein, with amino-acid sequence MARTPLDVDTQLAARAHPLRDWIEVLRPAIRGVDPGIVELWKWNAPSYAIRGVPLVTFMLRPDDHLHLVWHHPAVPDVEDPLLEGEYPDGRRMTYLRSEVAVRDAVPGIEGILRRLVAATPPDGTTARAV; translated from the coding sequence ATGGCGAGGACCCCGCTCGACGTCGACACGCAGCTCGCGGCGCGCGCCCACCCGCTCCGCGACTGGATCGAGGTGCTGCGGCCCGCGATCCGCGGCGTCGACCCGGGCATCGTCGAGCTGTGGAAGTGGAACGCCCCCAGCTACGCGATCCGGGGCGTGCCCCTCGTCACCTTCATGCTCCGCCCCGACGACCATCTCCACCTCGTCTGGCACCACCCGGCGGTGCCGGACGTCGAGGACCCGCTGCTCGAGGGCGAGTACCCGGACGGGCGGCGGATGACGTACCTGCGCAGCGAGGTGGCCGTGCGGGATGCGGTGCCCGGCATCGAGGGGATCCTGCGCCGGCTCGTCGCGGCGACGCCGCCGGACGGGACGACGGCCCGGGCGGTCTAG